Proteins from a genomic interval of Capsicum annuum cultivar UCD-10X-F1 chromosome 4, UCD10Xv1.1, whole genome shotgun sequence:
- the LOC107854379 gene encoding uncharacterized protein LOC107854379, whose translation MEIEADESFKKAGAIPFKWEIRPGVPKLQHSHQPISPLSKVVEPQEVTEKNQSRPIPETQRKLRPPPAASFNFQSPNVEPRTRSFRSVPRARSDRYVQKLLTRPVMGVSSEGCFPSPLLRGATEKKKKSKKSTGPEPEPDYMSDLETVSRWSGSTRKSVSPFHDSFSSHESSPRRPVNDADWPGFALF comes from the coding sequence ATGGAAATTGAAGCAGATGAATCATTTAAGAAGGCTGGAGCTATTCCATTTAAATGGGAAATCCGACCGGGAGTTCCCAAGCTCCAACATTCACACCAACCAATATCACCATTATCCAAAGTAGTCGAGCCTCAAGAAGTAACGGAGAAGAATCAAAGCCGTCCAATTCCAGAAACACAACGTAAGCTGAGACCTCCACCAGCAGCTAGTTTCAATTTCCAATCACCAAATGTGGAGCCCCGGACCCGATCCTTCAGGTCAGTTCCACGTGCACGTTCTGATAGGTACGTGCAGAAGTTGCTGACCAGACCGGTTATGGGAGTTTCGTCAGAGGGGTGCTTCCCGTCTCCGTTGCTGAGGGGAGCAacggagaagaagaagaagagcaagaAGAGTACTGGACCCGAACCTGAACCCGATTACATGTCGGATCTAGAGACAGTTTCTCGATGGTCTGGGTCGACCCGAAAGTCTGTTTCTCCTTTTCATGATTCATTTTCCTCACACGAGTCGTCGCCTCGACGACCAGTGAATGATGCTGATTGGCCTGGATTCGCTCTGTTTTAG